From Catenulispora sp. EB89, the proteins below share one genomic window:
- a CDS encoding MarR family winged helix-turn-helix transcriptional regulator produces the protein MNSSPTQPDTEVAARLRVALGRLNRQLLQRQSEASFAQLSALFVIEKWAPIRIGDLAQREKVAAPSMTRTLSGLVAAGWVQREPDPDDGRSFMVTLTPGGEALITKVRKQRTAALVQGMERLTGAQLEALQAAVPVLEQLADEVEPKQRLS, from the coding sequence ATGAACTCATCGCCGACCCAGCCCGACACCGAGGTAGCCGCCCGCCTGCGGGTGGCGCTGGGGCGTCTGAACAGGCAGCTGCTGCAACGACAGTCCGAGGCGAGCTTCGCCCAGCTGTCCGCGCTCTTCGTGATCGAGAAGTGGGCCCCGATCCGGATCGGGGACCTGGCGCAGCGCGAGAAGGTGGCCGCGCCGTCGATGACCCGCACGCTCAGCGGCCTGGTCGCGGCCGGCTGGGTGCAGCGCGAGCCGGACCCGGACGACGGCCGCTCCTTCATGGTCACCCTGACGCCCGGCGGCGAGGCGCTGATCACCAAGGTGCGCAAGCAGCGGACCGCGGCGCTCGTGCAGGGCATGGAGCGGCTGACCGGCGCGCAGCTGGAGGCGCTGCAGGCCGCCGTGCCGGTGCTGGAGCAGCTGGCCGACGAGGTCGAGCCGAAGCAGCGCCTGAGCTGA
- a CDS encoding MFS transporter codes for MTATQASSATGKAVRGPDHPHYKWVALSNTTLGMLIATINSSIVLISLPAIFNGIKLDPLQPSNVSYLLWMLMGYMLVTAVFVVALGRLGDMFGRVKIYNSGFLVFTVCSIALSLDPFHGATGALWLIGWRVFQAIGGAMLMANSAAIITDAFPAAQRGMALGINIVAAIAGSFIGLVLGGALSEWNWRTVFWVNVPIGLIGTVWAYKSLHDTGVRQKARIDWWGNLTFALGLTSLLAGITYGIQPYGGHTQGWTNPWVDAGLIGGVVLIVVFCVIEAKISDPMLPMTLFKNRDFSTGNLANLLGAIARGGLQFMLIIWLQGIWLPLHGYDYKDTPLWAGIYMIPLTLGFLAAGPIAGHLSDKFGPRVFAAGGLVAMAVSFAGLLLIPTDFSYWVFALLIFLNGIGGGLFSAPNTSLIMSSVPTRMRGAASGARATFMNAGMVLSMGIFFSLMVAGLSSSLPHTLSSGLTAQGVPAGTATQISHLPPVATLFAAFLGYNPMQQLLGPSTLHALPAANAQTLTGREFFPHLISGPFHDGLMVVFWLAIAMAVIGAVASALPGQAKPEEETAAGQSAAATA; via the coding sequence ATGACTGCGACACAAGCTTCCAGCGCGACTGGGAAGGCCGTCCGCGGGCCCGACCATCCGCACTACAAGTGGGTGGCGCTGTCCAACACCACGTTGGGCATGCTGATCGCGACCATCAACTCCTCCATAGTCCTGATCTCGCTTCCTGCCATCTTCAACGGCATCAAGCTCGATCCGTTGCAGCCGTCGAACGTCAGCTACCTGCTGTGGATGCTGATGGGCTACATGCTCGTCACCGCCGTGTTCGTGGTGGCGCTGGGGCGGCTCGGGGACATGTTCGGGCGGGTCAAGATCTACAACTCCGGGTTCCTGGTCTTCACCGTCTGCTCGATCGCGCTGTCGCTTGACCCGTTCCATGGTGCGACCGGGGCTTTGTGGCTCATCGGGTGGCGGGTGTTCCAGGCCATCGGCGGGGCGATGCTGATGGCGAACTCGGCGGCGATCATCACCGACGCGTTCCCGGCCGCGCAGCGCGGTATGGCGCTGGGGATCAACATCGTCGCCGCGATCGCCGGGTCGTTCATCGGTCTGGTGCTCGGTGGTGCGCTGTCGGAGTGGAACTGGCGCACGGTGTTCTGGGTGAACGTGCCCATCGGGCTGATCGGCACGGTGTGGGCCTACAAGTCGCTGCACGACACCGGCGTCCGACAAAAGGCCCGCATCGACTGGTGGGGCAACCTCACCTTCGCCCTGGGTCTGACCTCGCTGCTCGCCGGCATCACCTACGGCATCCAGCCCTACGGCGGCCACACCCAGGGCTGGACGAACCCCTGGGTCGACGCCGGGCTGATCGGCGGTGTCGTGCTGATCGTCGTGTTCTGTGTCATCGAGGCGAAGATCTCCGATCCGATGCTGCCGATGACGTTGTTCAAGAATCGCGACTTCAGTACCGGCAACCTCGCCAACCTGCTCGGCGCGATCGCGCGCGGCGGCCTGCAGTTCATGCTGATCATCTGGCTGCAGGGCATCTGGCTGCCGCTGCACGGCTACGACTACAAGGACACGCCGCTGTGGGCGGGCATCTACATGATCCCGCTGACGCTCGGCTTCCTCGCCGCCGGGCCGATCGCCGGGCACCTGTCCGACAAATTCGGGCCGCGGGTCTTCGCCGCCGGGGGTCTGGTGGCGATGGCGGTCTCGTTCGCCGGCCTGCTCCTGATACCTACGGACTTCTCCTACTGGGTGTTCGCCCTACTCATATTCCTCAACGGCATCGGCGGCGGGCTGTTCTCCGCGCCGAACACCTCGCTGATCATGTCCAGCGTGCCGACGCGGATGCGCGGGGCGGCCTCCGGGGCTCGGGCGACGTTCATGAACGCCGGCATGGTGCTCTCCATGGGCATCTTCTTCTCGCTCATGGTCGCCGGCCTGTCCAGTTCGCTGCCGCACACCCTGTCCAGCGGCCTCACCGCGCAGGGGGTGCCGGCCGGGACCGCGACGCAGATCTCGCACCTGCCACCGGTGGCGACGCTGTTCGCCGCCTTCCTCGGCTACAACCCCATGCAGCAGCTGCTCGGCCCCTCGACGCTGCACGCCCTGCCCGCCGCCAACGCGCAGACCCTGACCGGCCGGGAGTTCTTCCCCCACCTCATCTCCGGCCCCTTCCACGACGGTCTGATGGTCGTGTTCTGGCTCGCCATCGCGATGGCGGTGATCGGGGCGGTGGCCTCGGCGCTGCCCGGGCAGGCGAAGCCGGAGGAGGAGACGGCCGCCGGACAGAGCGCGGCGGCGACCGCCTGA
- a CDS encoding NfeD family protein has translation MDAMVWAIVAAVLILLELTTTTLVFVMLGIGAAAAAIAAGAGGNVVVQFAAFGAVSVATLVFARPTAMKRLHGGPEHRQGTDTLIGREAVVVEKVDAHDGRVRISGEIWSARAYDGQTEYEVGDRVDVAQIEGATALVL, from the coding sequence ATGGACGCGATGGTGTGGGCGATCGTTGCGGCCGTGCTGATCCTGCTGGAGCTGACCACGACCACGTTGGTGTTCGTGATGCTCGGGATCGGGGCGGCGGCCGCCGCGATCGCCGCCGGGGCCGGCGGGAACGTGGTCGTGCAGTTCGCGGCCTTCGGTGCGGTCTCCGTCGCCACGCTGGTCTTCGCCCGCCCCACCGCGATGAAGCGGCTGCACGGCGGGCCCGAGCACCGCCAGGGCACCGACACGCTGATCGGGCGCGAGGCCGTCGTCGTGGAGAAGGTCGACGCCCACGACGGCAGAGTTCGGATATCCGGCGAGATCTGGAGTGCCCGCGCCTACGACGGGCAGACTGAATACGAGGTCGGAGACCGCGTCGACGTCGCGCAGATCGAAGGTGCCACCGCACTCGTTCTCTAG
- a CDS encoding SPFH domain-containing protein: MVTTIVVLVVIAAVIAASLFQSVRIVGQGTVAVIERFGRYTRTLTPGLRILMPVVDRVRAIIDVREQVVPFPPQPVITQDNLTVSIDTVIYFQVTDARAAVYQITNYIQAIEQLTVTTLRNIVGGMDLERTLTSRDYINNELRGVLDQVTGNWGIRVSRVELKAVEPPASIQDSMEKQMRADRDRRAAILSAEGFKQSQILTAEGEKQAAVLRAEGEAKARALQAEGEAAAIRKVFDAIHEGNADNQVMAYQYLQQLPKIAAGDSNKLWIIPSEFGKALENVGGALGRFGQAPAMPGVPAAEPVAANGNALGPSAEASPKGPAPRQDRPPRQRGTSSPADDVFFNQDED, from the coding sequence ATGGTCACCACGATCGTCGTCCTCGTCGTGATCGCCGCGGTCATCGCGGCGAGCTTGTTCCAGTCCGTGCGCATAGTCGGGCAGGGGACCGTCGCCGTCATCGAGCGCTTCGGCCGCTACACCCGCACCCTGACGCCGGGCCTGCGGATCCTGATGCCGGTGGTGGACCGGGTGCGCGCCATCATCGACGTGCGCGAGCAGGTCGTGCCGTTCCCCCCGCAGCCGGTGATCACCCAGGACAACCTGACGGTCTCGATCGACACCGTCATCTACTTCCAGGTCACCGACGCCCGCGCGGCGGTCTACCAGATCACCAACTACATCCAGGCGATAGAACAGCTGACGGTCACCACGCTCCGCAACATCGTCGGCGGCATGGACCTGGAGCGCACCCTGACCAGCCGCGACTACATCAACAACGAGCTGCGCGGCGTCCTGGACCAGGTGACCGGCAACTGGGGCATCCGCGTCTCCCGGGTCGAGCTGAAGGCGGTGGAGCCGCCGGCCTCGATCCAGGACTCGATGGAGAAGCAGATGCGCGCCGACCGGGACCGCCGCGCCGCGATCCTGTCGGCTGAGGGCTTCAAGCAGTCGCAGATCCTCACCGCCGAGGGCGAGAAGCAGGCCGCGGTGCTGCGCGCCGAAGGTGAGGCCAAGGCGCGCGCGCTCCAGGCCGAGGGCGAGGCGGCGGCGATCCGCAAGGTCTTCGACGCCATCCACGAGGGCAACGCCGACAACCAGGTGATGGCCTACCAGTACCTCCAGCAGCTGCCGAAGATCGCCGCGGGCGACAGCAACAAGCTGTGGATCATCCCCAGCGAGTTCGGCAAGGCGCTGGAGAACGTCGGCGGCGCGTTGGGCCGGTTCGGCCAGGCGCCGGCGATGCCCGGCGTGCCGGCCGCGGAGCCGGTGGCGGCCAACGGCAACGCGCTGGGGCCGAGCGCCGAGGCGTCCCCGAAGGGGCCGGCGCCGCGCCAGGACCGGCCGCCGCGCCAGCGGGGGACGTCGAGCCCGGCGGACGACGTGTTCTTCAACCAGGACGAGGACTGA
- a CDS encoding histidine phosphatase family protein, with amino-acid sequence MRHTLILLRHAKSEWPDGVADHDRPLTARGRRDAPRTGAWLVENGRVPDRAAVSTALRTQETYELAAEAFPASPEVVLRDDLYAASAGEMLEVIRETPEGIGTLMIVSHNPGTQYLALALADAANPELVTKVHAGYPTNTLTVLEFDGAWATLDPAGASIVAVESPRG; translated from the coding sequence ATGCGGCACACCCTGATCCTGCTCCGGCATGCCAAGTCCGAGTGGCCCGACGGCGTCGCCGACCACGACCGCCCGCTCACCGCGCGCGGCCGCCGCGACGCGCCGCGCACCGGCGCGTGGCTGGTGGAGAACGGCCGCGTGCCGGACCGGGCCGCGGTCTCGACCGCGCTGCGCACGCAGGAGACCTACGAGCTCGCGGCGGAGGCGTTCCCGGCCAGCCCGGAAGTCGTCCTCCGGGACGACCTCTACGCCGCCTCGGCGGGCGAGATGCTGGAAGTGATCCGCGAGACGCCCGAGGGCATCGGCACCCTGATGATCGTCTCGCACAACCCCGGGACCCAGTACCTGGCGCTGGCGCTCGCCGACGCGGCGAACCCGGAGCTGGTCACGAAGGTCCACGCCGGCTACCCGACGAACACGCTGACCGTGCTCGAGTTCGACGGCGCCTGGGCCACGCTGGACCCGGCCGGGGCCTCGATCGTGGCGGTGGAGTCCCCGCGCGGCTGA
- a CDS encoding sulfite exporter TauE/SafE family protein → MGIGEVAALLGVGMAAGTINTVVGSGTLVTFPTLLAFGYSPVVANVTNTVGLVPGSLSGIHGYRAEIAEFRAVGGRRLTRLVLASMLGAAIGALLLFLLPAKAFKAIVPALIALALVLIIVQPRLSKRIAARREARESAGVADGARQGWGVLLAVFGSGMYGGYFGAAQGVLLMAILGLTYSDRLQVLNGVKNVLACVVNAIAAVVFITVGALGLGGSQHPSVRWGAALAIAVGALVGGKIGASVGRRLPPKVLRGLIIVVGLVAIGSMVL, encoded by the coding sequence GTGGGCATCGGCGAGGTGGCGGCGCTCCTCGGCGTGGGCATGGCGGCCGGCACGATCAACACGGTCGTCGGCTCCGGCACCCTCGTGACCTTCCCGACTCTGCTCGCCTTCGGTTACAGCCCGGTCGTCGCGAACGTCACCAATACCGTCGGTTTGGTACCCGGTTCGCTGTCCGGAATCCACGGCTACCGCGCGGAGATCGCCGAGTTCCGGGCCGTCGGCGGCCGGCGCCTGACCCGCCTGGTGCTCGCCTCTATGCTCGGGGCCGCGATCGGCGCGCTGCTGCTGTTCCTGCTGCCCGCCAAGGCGTTCAAGGCGATCGTGCCGGCGCTGATCGCGCTGGCGTTGGTGCTGATCATCGTCCAGCCGCGGCTGTCGAAGCGGATCGCGGCGCGCCGGGAGGCGCGGGAGAGCGCGGGGGTGGCGGACGGCGCCCGCCAGGGCTGGGGCGTGCTGCTGGCCGTGTTCGGCAGCGGGATGTACGGCGGCTACTTCGGCGCCGCGCAGGGCGTGCTGCTGATGGCGATTCTCGGCCTGACGTACAGCGACCGCCTGCAGGTGCTCAACGGCGTCAAGAACGTGCTGGCCTGTGTGGTGAACGCGATCGCGGCCGTGGTGTTCATCACGGTCGGCGCGCTCGGCCTCGGCGGCTCCCAGCATCCGTCGGTGCGCTGGGGCGCGGCCCTGGCGATCGCGGTCGGTGCGCTGGTCGGCGGGAAGATCGGGGCGAGCGTGGGCCGGCGGCTGCCGCCGAAGGTGCTCAGGGGCCTGATCATCGTGGTGGGGCTGGTCGCCATCGGATCGATGGTGCTCTGA
- a CDS encoding ABC transporter ATP-binding protein, producing the protein MTTDALSVDADSVLDLDSVLHLVDVSVVREGRKLLDAVNWTVGEGERWVVLGPNGAGKTTVLNIAATSLFPTAGAVGILGERMGAVDVFELRPRIGYSSAAVSERLPRGETVRDVVMTASYGMVGRWREKYDEADAQRADDLLAWWGMAEFGKRTFGTLSEGERKRALIARALMADPELLLLDEPAAGLDLGGREDLVRRLSGLASDPYAPVTILVTHHVEEIPPGFSHILLVRAGAVVAAGPIETSLTSENLTTTFGLPLSVERYQTPSGDRWYARAV; encoded by the coding sequence ATGACCACCGATGCCCTGTCCGTCGACGCTGACAGCGTCCTCGACCTCGACAGTGTTCTCCACTTGGTGGACGTATCCGTGGTCCGGGAGGGCCGCAAGCTGCTGGACGCCGTGAACTGGACGGTCGGCGAGGGCGAGCGCTGGGTGGTGCTCGGGCCGAACGGCGCCGGCAAGACCACGGTGCTGAACATCGCGGCCACCTCGCTGTTCCCGACCGCCGGCGCGGTGGGCATTCTCGGCGAGCGGATGGGCGCGGTCGACGTCTTCGAACTCCGTCCGCGCATCGGCTACTCCTCGGCCGCCGTCTCCGAGCGGCTGCCGCGCGGCGAGACGGTGCGCGACGTGGTGATGACCGCCTCCTACGGCATGGTCGGCCGCTGGCGCGAGAAGTACGACGAGGCCGACGCCCAGCGCGCCGACGACCTGCTGGCCTGGTGGGGCATGGCCGAGTTCGGCAAGCGCACCTTCGGCACGCTGTCCGAGGGCGAGCGCAAGCGCGCCCTGATCGCCCGCGCGCTGATGGCCGACCCGGAACTGCTGCTGCTCGACGAGCCGGCCGCCGGCCTGGACCTCGGCGGCCGCGAGGACCTGGTGCGCCGGCTGTCGGGGCTGGCCTCGGACCCGTACGCGCCGGTCACGATCCTGGTCACGCACCACGTCGAGGAGATCCCGCCGGGCTTCTCGCACATCCTGCTGGTGCGCGCCGGCGCGGTGGTGGCGGCCGGGCCGATCGAGACCTCGCTGACCTCCGAGAACCTGACCACCACGTTCGGGCTGCCGCTGAGCGTGGAGCGCTACCAGACCCCCTCCGGCGACCGCTGGTACGCCCGCGCGGTCTGA
- a CDS encoding DUF3592 domain-containing protein, with the protein MAADDLSFVAGFLAASGLFWTGGGVLWLSVCARRLARLRLRLVGVPTRGEVIGMVVSCDASGTVRNAPRVRYFAPTGPPVVTRAYGYRPHQSVATGAQVRLWYDPLRPERILVSRFDLRLRDWVELLGALVVLAIGVAMEFAALTMG; encoded by the coding sequence ATGGCCGCGGACGACCTGTCCTTCGTCGCCGGGTTCCTCGCCGCGTCCGGGTTGTTCTGGACCGGGGGCGGGGTGCTCTGGCTGTCCGTGTGCGCCCGCAGACTGGCGCGCCTGCGGCTCCGGCTGGTCGGGGTGCCGACGCGGGGCGAGGTGATCGGGATGGTCGTGTCCTGCGACGCCTCCGGGACGGTGCGCAACGCGCCGCGGGTCCGCTACTTCGCGCCGACCGGGCCGCCGGTCGTCACCCGCGCCTACGGCTACCGGCCGCACCAGAGCGTGGCGACCGGGGCCCAGGTGCGGCTCTGGTACGACCCGCTGCGGCCGGAGCGGATCCTGGTCTCGCGCTTCGACCTGAGGCTGCGCGATTGGGTGGAACTACTCGGGGCGCTGGTGGTGCTGGCCATCGGGGTGGCGATGGAGTTCGCCGCGCTGACGATGGGCTGA
- the serB gene encoding phosphoserine phosphatase SerB: MNTALVLPPPAATVLVTVYGADRPGVTASLFAALEPFDVPVVDVEQVVVRGRLVLAVLVGAPTESDGPTALRLALHRWAAKEKLDVEVVTGLGDNRKRRDGRTHVTVLGAPLKAAAMEALAHEIAECHGNIDRIVRLAKYPVTAIELDVSGAEPDLLRERLARVATEQHADIAVQPAGLSRRAKRLVVMDVDSTLIEGEVIEELAARAGCLDAVAGITQRAMRGELDFAGSLRERVALLEGLDAGALEDVRASVRLMPGARTLVRTLKRLGYLVGIVSGGFTHVTDSLRDELGLDFALANTLEIGADGRLTGRVVGAIVDRAGKAAALREFAESAGIPVTDTVAIGDGANDLDMLAAAGLGVAFNAKPVVREQADTAVNVPFLDTILYLLGITREEVEVADASEEAIETAPAEAAARSGSGSGSGAASASASGPTLESGSASESGSTSGPASASARVQPAA; this comes from the coding sequence ATGAACACCGCGCTCGTCCTGCCGCCGCCTGCCGCAACCGTCCTGGTCACCGTGTACGGCGCCGACCGTCCCGGGGTCACCGCGAGCCTGTTCGCCGCGCTCGAGCCGTTCGACGTCCCGGTGGTGGACGTGGAACAGGTGGTGGTGCGCGGACGCCTGGTGCTGGCCGTGCTCGTCGGTGCGCCGACGGAGTCCGACGGCCCCACCGCGCTGCGCCTGGCCCTGCACAGGTGGGCCGCCAAGGAGAAGCTCGACGTCGAGGTGGTCACCGGCCTCGGCGACAACCGCAAGCGCCGCGATGGCCGCACGCACGTCACCGTACTGGGCGCCCCGCTGAAGGCGGCCGCGATGGAGGCGCTGGCGCACGAGATCGCCGAGTGCCACGGCAACATCGACCGCATCGTGCGGCTGGCCAAGTACCCGGTGACCGCGATCGAGCTCGACGTCTCCGGCGCCGAACCCGACCTGCTGCGCGAGCGGCTGGCCCGGGTCGCGACCGAGCAGCACGCGGACATCGCGGTGCAGCCGGCCGGCCTGAGCCGCCGGGCCAAGCGGCTGGTGGTGATGGACGTCGACTCCACGCTGATCGAGGGCGAGGTCATCGAAGAACTCGCGGCCCGCGCCGGATGCCTGGACGCGGTCGCCGGGATCACCCAGCGCGCGATGCGCGGGGAACTGGACTTCGCCGGGTCGCTCCGCGAGCGCGTGGCCCTGCTCGAAGGGCTCGACGCCGGCGCGCTGGAGGACGTGCGCGCCTCGGTCCGGCTGATGCCCGGCGCCCGCACGCTGGTCCGGACGCTGAAGCGGCTGGGCTACCTGGTCGGCATCGTCTCCGGCGGGTTCACGCACGTCACCGACTCGCTGCGGGACGAGCTCGGCCTGGACTTCGCGCTGGCCAACACCCTGGAGATCGGCGCCGACGGCCGGCTCACCGGCCGGGTGGTCGGGGCGATCGTGGACCGCGCGGGCAAGGCCGCGGCGCTGCGGGAGTTCGCGGAGTCGGCCGGGATCCCGGTGACCGACACCGTGGCGATCGGCGACGGGGCCAACGACCTGGACATGCTGGCCGCCGCCGGGCTCGGGGTGGCGTTCAACGCCAAGCCGGTGGTGCGGGAGCAGGCGGACACGGCGGTGAACGTGCCGTTCCTGGACACGATCCTGTATCTGCTGGGGATCACCCGCGAGGAGGTCGAGGTCGCGGACGCTTCGGAAGAGGCGATAGAGACCGCGCCCGCGGAGGCCGCCGCTCGGTCGGGTTCGGGTTCGGGTTCGGGGGCTGCCTCCGCGTCGGCCTCGGGACCGACCTTGGAGTCGGGGTCGGCCTCGGAGTCAGGGTCGACCTCGGGGCCTGCGTCGGCGTCGGCCCGAGTGCAGCCCGCGGCCTGA
- a CDS encoding DMT family transporter, producing the protein MIYLVFSGVLWGTGGLTGRLLALHAHLSPTAVAGYRLSIGGALLILFATATGRGRLRDSGTAAQSGRLPGAAAGHSGPLPVAGASAARPGLVRGRAAWTRVGVMGALSAGFQACYFAAVALTDVSLATLLTIGAAPLLVVAFEQATGRRRLDVRVAATVSLAVAGLGLLVGEPPRGITATHLALGALCAITSAAGFSAISLLGKDPVPGLDEITMTGYSFTLGGLALLGTSEITTGAGFTPRPAALGLLAVFGLVPTAIAYGCYFIGLREAAASTGTVTALLEPLTGTILAVALLGDRLTAVGMLGAALLAVSVGAETWQVRTRPAG; encoded by the coding sequence TTGATCTACCTTGTCTTTTCCGGCGTGCTCTGGGGCACCGGCGGTCTCACCGGCCGGCTGCTCGCGCTGCACGCGCACCTGTCCCCCACCGCCGTGGCCGGCTACCGGCTGTCGATCGGCGGCGCACTGCTCATCTTGTTCGCGACCGCCACTGGACGCGGACGGCTGCGAGACAGCGGCACCGCCGCGCAGTCCGGACGGCTGCCGGGCGCCGCCGCCGGTCACTCCGGACCGCTGCCGGTCGCCGGCGCCTCGGCGGCCCGACCAGGACTCGTCCGGGGCCGCGCGGCCTGGACCCGCGTCGGCGTCATGGGCGCGCTCTCGGCGGGCTTCCAGGCCTGCTACTTCGCGGCGGTCGCCCTGACCGACGTCAGCCTGGCCACACTCCTCACCATCGGCGCCGCGCCCCTGCTGGTCGTCGCGTTCGAGCAGGCGACCGGCCGGCGGCGGCTGGACGTCCGGGTCGCGGCCACCGTCTCACTGGCGGTGGCCGGCCTCGGCCTGCTGGTCGGCGAACCCCCGCGCGGCATCACCGCCACGCATCTCGCCCTCGGCGCCCTGTGCGCGATCACCAGCGCGGCGGGCTTCTCCGCGATCAGCCTGCTCGGCAAAGACCCGGTCCCGGGCCTGGACGAGATCACGATGACCGGCTACAGCTTCACCCTCGGCGGCCTGGCACTCCTCGGCACCTCCGAAATCACCACCGGCGCCGGATTCACGCCACGGCCCGCCGCCCTCGGCCTCCTGGCAGTCTTCGGCCTCGTCCCGACCGCCATCGCCTACGGCTGCTACTTCATCGGCCTGCGCGAAGCGGCGGCGAGCACCGGAACCGTCACGGCCCTGCTGGAACCGCTGACCGGCACGATCCTGGCCGTCGCGCTGCTCGGCGACCGGCTCACCGCGGTCGGCATGCTCGGCGCGGCGCTGCTCGCGGTATCGGTCGGCGCCGAGACGTGGCAAGTCCGGACGCGCCCCGCTGGTTAA
- a CDS encoding MerR family transcriptional regulator, with translation MPDDELLTSGEFSRRSRLSPKALRLYEQQGLLVPDEVDAANRYRRYRVGTLADARLIVWLRRLDMPLPDVARVLAAPPPERDALIATYWDEAEAKFAAQRWLAARVRETVSGHEGGLTMTQEIHTRDIPAQLVLTEQRHLTPEELPTWISQAMMRLLTAAGPAGGPAGNPFVIYHGEINHDSDGPAEVCIPVDPTRAAALTTPTREEPAHREAYLRITKAQVAFPQILSAFDAVARWVTTNDHTATLSPREVYFTDWDAAGPDDEVCDIAYPI, from the coding sequence ATGCCCGACGACGAACTGCTGACCAGCGGCGAGTTCAGCCGCCGCTCACGGCTCTCGCCCAAGGCGCTCCGCCTGTACGAGCAGCAGGGCCTGCTGGTCCCCGACGAGGTCGACGCCGCCAACCGCTACCGCCGCTACCGCGTCGGCACCCTGGCCGACGCCCGCCTGATCGTCTGGCTTCGCCGCCTGGACATGCCCCTGCCCGACGTGGCACGCGTCCTGGCAGCCCCGCCGCCCGAGCGCGACGCGCTGATCGCGACGTACTGGGACGAGGCGGAAGCGAAGTTCGCGGCCCAGCGCTGGCTGGCGGCGCGCGTCCGCGAAACGGTGTCCGGCCACGAAGGAGGCCTGACCATGACCCAGGAAATCCACACCCGCGACATCCCGGCCCAACTCGTCCTGACGGAGCAACGCCACCTCACCCCCGAAGAACTCCCCACCTGGATCAGCCAGGCGATGATGCGCCTCCTGACCGCCGCCGGCCCGGCAGGCGGCCCCGCCGGGAACCCCTTCGTGATCTACCACGGCGAAATCAACCACGACAGCGACGGCCCCGCAGAAGTCTGCATTCCCGTGGACCCGACCCGCGCCGCCGCCCTGACCACCCCGACCCGCGAGGAACCGGCCCACCGCGAGGCCTACCTGCGCATCACGAAGGCGCAGGTCGCGTTCCCGCAGATCCTCTCGGCCTTCGACGCGGTGGCCCGCTGGGTCACCACCAACGACCACACCGCCACCCTCTCTCCGCGCGAGGTCTACTTCACCGACTGGGACGCGGCGGGGCCGGACGACGAGGTGTGCGACATCGCGTACCCGATCTAG